A genomic region of Methanothermobacter thermautotrophicus str. Delta H contains the following coding sequences:
- a CDS encoding CRISPR-associated helicase/endonuclease Cas3 — MMELIDIIRAKSNDQRNYLLKDHLKETVARIDDFHNFYQTNREKFSYKIGEKTFRALAMASIIHDLGKIDYNFQKKLMGDDSEAWEVLEEFLSPLKPLKRSPRHEILSIIWSTFLLGNDDLDAMMRTAILLHHYNEYFLNDKDLMEIIFTYRDAFEIYLNFIIEKKETLRIFIEDILNYIQNSLESDLVISAADEIRSNMDFEKPELLLEKIKEYDDDISEFAAFYEPEERSADILILSGILRRADYSASAGVDIELFSEEVFRDIDEKITSKIGGAPWQIRLMGELGGPKKMVLVAPTGSGKTEFSILWAAKHGRKFIYTLPLRVALNDIFMRLRDSDGYFSEDEIDILHSTAFIEYLKEERLGRGTDLDSMMTSARLMASPALLTTPDQVLITSLNYFGSDKVISVYPFASMILDEIQTYNEEMAAVIIKTLELVNEVDGNILVMTATLPPYFRSFLDAMNFEVMDVAAIPGAHDIKNLNLKRHVPQLIEEPLFNDELEVSDKLGKILDENSEKNVLIVVNNVQKAIELYREYQDDPDVYLLHSRLLEKVKSQRIGEVKKRSQDERGLTVISTQIIEASVDIDFDLMITEISTIDSQIQRWGRIHRNRDADYDSGDPNIIIFTDSDRRTSLIYDKKVLDATRAILERYDGQILDYNLERSMIEEVFQEEIDGSTLKEIYENQIRETISDLDYFTVEKRTQAQRLFRNMAGYKVFIPDAVLRYSESEIERTFAELIKGDYRLWKDILGEIERITGEKTTMWDLKKVLYEYSVNVPVFYEEKSDFWSRTTGEFKGFYVWGSMEDDDVELLEELGLDSIFGETESSLIV; from the coding sequence ATGATGGAATTAATCGATATAATACGGGCTAAATCCAATGATCAGCGAAACTATCTTTTAAAGGACCATTTAAAAGAAACAGTGGCGCGCATAGATGATTTCCATAATTTCTATCAAACAAACAGGGAAAAATTTTCCTATAAAATTGGAGAGAAGACATTCAGAGCATTGGCCATGGCCTCCATAATACATGACCTGGGAAAGATTGACTATAACTTCCAGAAAAAACTCATGGGTGATGATTCAGAAGCATGGGAAGTCCTTGAAGAATTCCTCTCACCACTTAAACCCCTTAAAAGGTCCCCCCGGCATGAGATACTTTCCATAATATGGAGCACATTCCTTCTCGGCAACGATGACCTTGATGCAATGATGAGGACAGCAATACTCCTCCACCATTACAATGAATACTTCTTGAATGATAAGGACCTCATGGAGATCATCTTCACCTACAGGGACGCATTTGAAATCTACCTGAACTTCATAATTGAGAAAAAAGAGACTCTGAGAATTTTCATTGAGGACATACTCAATTATATTCAGAATTCCCTGGAATCAGATCTTGTGATTTCCGCAGCTGATGAAATAAGATCAAACATGGACTTCGAAAAGCCAGAGCTTCTCCTAGAGAAGATAAAGGAATATGATGATGACATATCCGAGTTTGCAGCCTTCTATGAACCTGAAGAGAGATCAGCTGACATTTTAATTCTCTCAGGGATCCTCCGAAGGGCTGATTATTCTGCCAGTGCAGGCGTTGACATTGAACTATTCAGTGAAGAGGTTTTCAGGGATATTGATGAGAAAATAACCTCAAAGATAGGTGGGGCACCATGGCAGATAAGGTTGATGGGGGAGCTTGGCGGCCCTAAAAAGATGGTTCTTGTCGCACCAACGGGCTCTGGAAAAACAGAGTTCTCTATTTTATGGGCGGCGAAGCATGGAAGAAAATTCATCTATACACTGCCACTCAGGGTCGCCCTCAACGATATCTTCATGAGACTCCGGGACTCTGATGGATATTTCAGTGAGGATGAAATCGATATACTACATTCAACTGCATTCATAGAATACCTGAAGGAGGAAAGACTTGGCAGGGGGACGGATCTTGATTCCATGATGACCTCTGCAAGGTTAATGGCGTCACCGGCGCTTCTGACAACACCTGACCAGGTTCTAATAACATCACTCAATTACTTCGGTTCTGATAAGGTTATATCTGTTTATCCCTTCGCTTCGATGATTCTGGATGAAATACAGACCTACAATGAGGAAATGGCTGCTGTGATAATCAAAACCCTCGAGCTGGTCAACGAGGTTGATGGGAATATACTTGTAATGACAGCCACACTTCCACCCTACTTCAGGAGCTTTCTTGATGCAATGAACTTTGAGGTGATGGATGTCGCAGCCATTCCAGGTGCACATGACATAAAAAACCTCAACTTAAAAAGGCATGTCCCTCAGCTTATAGAGGAACCTCTGTTTAATGATGAACTTGAAGTTTCAGATAAACTCGGTAAAATACTTGATGAAAATTCCGAAAAAAACGTTCTGATAGTTGTCAATAATGTTCAGAAGGCAATTGAACTTTACAGGGAATATCAGGACGATCCTGATGTTTATCTACTCCACTCAAGGTTGCTTGAGAAGGTGAAGTCCCAGAGGATAGGGGAGGTAAAAAAAAGGAGTCAAGATGAAAGGGGCTTAACTGTTATATCAACACAGATAATTGAGGCATCAGTTGACATTGACTTTGATCTCATGATTACAGAGATTTCAACAATAGACAGTCAGATTCAGAGATGGGGAAGGATACACCGTAACCGTGATGCTGACTACGATTCAGGAGATCCCAATATAATAATCTTCACAGATTCAGATAGAAGAACATCCCTCATATATGATAAAAAGGTCCTGGATGCGACTAGAGCAATTCTTGAAAGGTATGATGGACAGATTCTTGACTATAACCTTGAAAGGTCCATGATAGAGGAGGTCTTCCAGGAGGAAATTGACGGATCGACACTCAAGGAGATTTATGAGAACCAGATCAGAGAAACAATATCTGACCTTGATTACTTTACAGTGGAAAAGAGAACCCAGGCACAGAGGTTGTTTCGTAACATGGCAGGTTACAAGGTCTTCATTCCAGATGCGGTCCTCCGCTACTCAGAATCCGAAATTGAAAGAACCTTCGCTGAACTGATAAAGGGCGATTACAGGCTTTGGAAGGATATACTTGGAGAAATAGAGAGAATAACTGGAGAGAAAACAACAATGTGGGACCTCAAGAAGGTTCTCTATGAATACTCAGTCAATGTGCCGGTATTCTACGAGGAGAAAAGTGATTTCTGGAGCAGGACGACAGGCGAATTCAAGGGTTTCTATGTATGGGGATCTATGGAAGATGATGATGTGGAGCTCCTAGAAGAACTTGGACTTGACAGCATTTTCGGGGAAACAGAATCATCACTCATAGTGTGA
- the cas5 gene encoding CRISPR-associated protein Cas5, protein METLAVEIFQPFAQFRNPFTFDYAQTYPLSPKSTVTGMLQNATGRYYDQDISEISVSIHGLFESTFWNYQSFIVGDIALKYHHNKLKLWNKGYPLYSVNKKSQRSPSYQQELFNGHYYIFLRGDDDIIEEVCDSLRKPTKPLSLGRSEDIIFIRGIHRDFEVIEREVKKNLWMTYPTYIKLSNGKTHFPIRNERFPVYSIPERVIFRNGESIISNKAEIGESTERIPTFQTVIYTGMNQVIFLNDTVRTEIYKLEDGSTFKIPADFGWL, encoded by the coding sequence ATGGAAACCCTTGCAGTGGAGATATTCCAGCCATTTGCCCAGTTCAGAAACCCCTTCACATTTGATTACGCGCAGACATATCCCCTCAGCCCCAAATCAACTGTGACCGGAATGCTGCAGAACGCCACTGGAAGATACTATGACCAGGATATCAGCGAAATCAGTGTGAGCATACATGGACTCTTTGAGAGCACCTTCTGGAACTACCAGAGTTTTATAGTGGGGGATATCGCCCTGAAGTATCACCATAATAAATTAAAACTCTGGAACAAGGGCTACCCTCTTTACAGTGTAAACAAGAAGTCCCAGCGGAGTCCTTCCTATCAGCAGGAACTCTTCAACGGTCACTACTACATCTTCCTGAGAGGGGATGATGACATAATTGAGGAGGTATGTGATTCACTGCGCAAACCCACGAAGCCACTATCCCTAGGGAGGTCAGAGGACATAATATTCATAAGAGGGATTCACAGGGATTTTGAGGTAATTGAAAGGGAGGTTAAAAAGAACCTCTGGATGACATACCCCACATACATAAAACTCAGTAACGGTAAAACACATTTCCCCATAAGAAATGAGAGATTTCCGGTTTATTCAATCCCGGAGCGCGTCATATTTAGAAATGGCGAAAGTATAATCTCAAACAAGGCGGAAATCGGCGAATCAACCGAGAGGATTCCCACATTTCAAACTGTTATATACACAGGCATGAACCAGGTCATATTCCTCAATGACACCGTGAGGACTGAGATTTACAAACTTGAAGATGGATCCACTTTTAAAATACCTGCAGATTTCGGGTGGCTATGA
- the cas7i gene encoding type I-B CRISPR-associated protein Cas7/Cst2/DevR: MSRYIVMDLVFYGNSLNYDQGSGNYQELKKITKWDGRQYTLVSRYALRYSMLDTADKFGLFELAEADNLVKSGKGDSTVIQPATEFLLTGDILEYPEFDLFGYLITETKPQNFRTAPVKVGHAVSMTPFMYDAHFNANIGLANRMRKRHGEMKPNPFTAEEHQTFYQYSIVVDVDSIGEIEVYISEKSDVTLADGKYKLESIEKVSSLKGDGLLIKLKKGKNKKEILQSENVELCDFEKIDKVYRIRYRLKDDEKIKKRIMNLIKTVMNLKRSIKARDEDLSPKIMVMGLYRDSPYMTFKDRIVLLDEYTEEEYDEIEEQETDNGRILKVRHVTSKQRKPVFEVEGLEAESLDVDKVEEFVEGIFDDGELSRVAVFTDPSVELRKGSGD; encoded by the coding sequence ATGTCAAGGTACATTGTAATGGACCTCGTGTTCTATGGAAACTCCCTGAACTATGACCAGGGAAGTGGAAACTATCAGGAACTCAAGAAGATAACAAAGTGGGATGGTCGCCAATACACCCTTGTGAGTAGGTACGCTCTCAGGTACAGCATGCTGGACACTGCAGATAAGTTTGGACTCTTTGAACTTGCTGAGGCAGACAACCTTGTTAAATCAGGTAAAGGCGACAGTACAGTGATACAGCCAGCCACTGAGTTCCTCCTTACAGGAGATATACTCGAGTACCCTGAGTTCGACCTCTTTGGTTACCTGATAACTGAGACAAAACCCCAGAATTTCAGAACGGCCCCAGTTAAGGTGGGGCATGCAGTTTCAATGACACCATTCATGTATGACGCCCACTTCAATGCCAACATAGGTCTCGCGAATCGTATGCGCAAACGTCACGGTGAGATGAAGCCAAACCCCTTCACAGCTGAGGAGCATCAGACCTTCTATCAGTATTCCATAGTTGTGGATGTTGACAGCATCGGCGAAATTGAGGTTTACATCTCTGAGAAAAGTGACGTTACTCTTGCAGATGGTAAATACAAGCTTGAATCTATTGAGAAGGTATCCAGCCTGAAGGGCGACGGGCTTCTTATTAAGCTGAAGAAGGGAAAGAACAAGAAAGAGATATTACAGTCAGAAAATGTTGAATTATGCGACTTTGAAAAGATAGATAAGGTTTACAGGATACGTTACCGTCTCAAGGATGATGAAAAGATAAAGAAACGCATAATGAACCTTATAAAGACAGTTATGAACCTTAAACGATCCATAAAGGCTAGGGACGAGGACCTCTCACCTAAAATCATGGTAATGGGACTCTACAGGGATTCACCATACATGACCTTCAAGGACAGAATTGTTCTCCTTGATGAATACACTGAGGAAGAATATGATGAGATAGAGGAACAGGAAACCGATAATGGACGCATACTTAAAGTCAGGCACGTCACAAGCAAACAGAGAAAACCTGTTTTTGAAGTGGAAGGCCTTGAAGCTGAAAGTTTAGACGTTGATAAGGTGGAAGAGTTCGTCGAAGGGATATTTGACGACGGAGAGTTATCTAGAGTGGCTGTTTTCACAGACCCTTCTGTAGAGTTACGGAAAGGTTCAGGGGATTAG
- the cas6 gene encoding CRISPR-associated endoribonuclease Cas6, producing the protein MELRIKIELKSDIRPFKIQYNYNHVLSAIIYRRIADLELASQLHGADGFKFFTFSQISIPRRKAFKNFLLSEDGRFHFFISSPNTELIKSLVEGFIDRPEIDFLRRSVNVEYVEFLEPPEFRRNMKFRTLSPIIIKTVREEDGVLKQWDVNPNDLKFYENLQNNLVRKYREFYGDYDGDEYLRLVPYQRSIKRKRIMIPKEGAETYHRAYHMKFRVEGDPRLIEFGYDCGFGEKNSMGFGMVVTS; encoded by the coding sequence ATTGAATTAAGAATCAAGATAGAGCTGAAATCAGACATTAGGCCATTCAAGATTCAGTACAACTACAACCATGTACTGTCCGCGATAATATACCGCAGGATAGCTGACCTGGAACTTGCAAGTCAGCTGCATGGTGCAGATGGATTCAAGTTTTTCACCTTCTCACAGATCAGCATACCCCGCAGGAAGGCCTTCAAGAACTTTCTTCTCTCAGAGGACGGCAGATTCCACTTCTTCATATCATCACCAAACACGGAACTGATCAAGAGCCTGGTGGAGGGATTCATCGACAGGCCAGAGATTGATTTTCTAAGGAGAAGTGTAAACGTCGAGTACGTGGAGTTCCTGGAGCCACCTGAATTCAGGAGAAACATGAAGTTCAGGACACTCTCCCCGATAATAATAAAGACTGTTAGGGAGGAGGATGGGGTCCTGAAGCAGTGGGACGTTAACCCCAATGACCTCAAATTCTATGAGAACCTGCAGAATAACCTTGTGAGGAAGTACCGGGAGTTTTATGGTGACTATGATGGCGACGAGTACCTCAGACTGGTACCCTATCAGCGCTCAATAAAGAGGAAAAGGATAATGATACCCAAGGAGGGCGCTGAGACATACCACAGGGCCTATCACATGAAGTTCAGGGTAGAGGGGGATCCCCGTTTAATAGAGTTTGGATATGACTGTGGCTTTGGTGAAAAGAACAGTATGGGTTTTGGTATGGTGGTTACATCATGA
- a CDS encoding ABC transporter permease encodes MAEIEGIYTIWLREMKRFFRYRSRIVTSIVTPLLWLIIFGTGLGAAVRFGGVPGGYKAFIYPGIIGQTVLFTSIFSGVSVIIDRQYGFLKEILVAPISRESMVVGKALGISTASMIQAAILLALSFIVGITMSPQCFIVSMVIALIISMGLGGLGLVIAAFTDSMEGFNLIMSFIVLPIFLLSGALFPITGLPAWLQGAVYINPLTYAVDALRFTILRRSVLPLEVNLLVITIFAVIAVLIAAFLFNRKEQNLM; translated from the coding sequence ATGGCTGAAATTGAAGGTATATACACGATATGGCTCCGTGAAATGAAGAGGTTCTTCAGGTACAGGTCAAGGATAGTCACATCAATAGTCACACCCCTCCTCTGGCTCATAATATTCGGGACAGGGCTGGGGGCCGCGGTCAGATTCGGGGGAGTCCCTGGGGGCTACAAGGCATTCATATACCCGGGTATAATAGGCCAGACAGTGCTCTTCACCAGCATATTCTCGGGGGTCTCGGTGATAATTGACAGGCAGTACGGGTTCCTGAAGGAGATCCTGGTGGCACCCATCTCAAGGGAGTCAATGGTGGTTGGAAAGGCGCTGGGTATAAGCACGGCCTCAATGATACAGGCAGCAATACTCCTTGCCCTGTCATTCATAGTCGGAATCACCATGTCACCCCAGTGCTTTATTGTGAGCATGGTGATAGCCCTCATAATCTCCATGGGCCTCGGGGGCCTCGGACTGGTGATAGCAGCCTTCACCGACAGCATGGAGGGATTCAACCTCATAATGAGCTTCATAGTGCTCCCCATATTCCTCCTGAGCGGGGCCCTCTTCCCGATAACAGGGCTTCCAGCATGGCTTCAGGGCGCGGTGTACATCAACCCCCTCACCTATGCAGTGGATGCCCTCAGGTTCACAATACTCAGAAGATCTGTGCTCCCCCTTGAGGTTAACCTCCTGGTGATAACCATCTTTGCGGTGATAGCGGTACTCATCGCAGCCTTCCTCTTCAACAGGAAGGAGCAGAACCTCATGTAG
- a CDS encoding ATP-binding cassette domain-containing protein — protein sequence MDHIIETEDIKKKYDEFLAVKGVNLRVPEGSIYGVLGPNGAGKTTLISMLCTILRPTGGRGTVNGYDIVRDARKVRESIGIVFQSRALDDILTGREHLEMHAALYGVPRDVRDRRIEEVLELIALGDKADEYVKTYSGGMKRRLEIGRGLIHHPRVLFLDEPTLGLDPQTRESIWRYIEKLNREEDVTVLLTTHYMEEADKLCDEVAIMSHGEIIKADSPGNLKRELGADTITVRVDRARGFHEILEKQDYVKEAYLMDDEVKVLVERGENLVPEIVNLAARNNYYVRAVELEHPTLEDVFIKYTGRGISEA from the coding sequence ATGGATCACATAATCGAGACAGAGGATATAAAAAAGAAGTATGATGAATTCCTTGCGGTTAAGGGGGTGAACCTCAGGGTACCGGAGGGATCCATCTACGGGGTCCTGGGACCCAACGGGGCAGGTAAAACAACACTGATCTCCATGCTGTGCACAATACTACGCCCCACAGGGGGCAGGGGTACCGTCAACGGCTACGACATAGTCAGGGATGCGAGGAAGGTCCGGGAATCCATAGGGATAGTCTTCCAGTCAAGGGCCCTCGACGATATACTCACAGGGAGGGAGCACCTGGAGATGCACGCCGCCCTCTACGGCGTACCCCGCGATGTAAGGGATAGGAGGATAGAGGAGGTACTTGAACTCATAGCCCTCGGGGACAAGGCAGACGAGTACGTGAAGACCTACTCCGGGGGTATGAAGAGGCGCCTGGAGATAGGGCGGGGCCTCATACACCACCCAAGGGTGCTCTTCCTGGACGAGCCAACCCTGGGACTCGACCCCCAGACAAGGGAGAGCATATGGAGGTACATAGAGAAGCTCAACAGGGAGGAGGACGTCACAGTGCTCCTGACAACCCATTACATGGAGGAGGCAGATAAGCTCTGCGACGAGGTGGCCATAATGAGCCACGGTGAGATAATAAAGGCCGACAGTCCAGGGAACCTCAAAAGGGAGCTCGGCGCTGACACCATAACCGTCAGGGTTGACAGGGCCAGGGGATTCCATGAAATCCTTGAGAAACAGGACTACGTCAAGGAGGCATACCTGATGGATGATGAGGTTAAGGTGCTGGTTGAGAGGGGGGAGAACCTGGTCCCTGAGATAGTTAACCTGGCAGCCAGGAACAACTACTATGTGAGGGCAGTGGAACTCGAACACCCCACCCTTGAGGACGTATTCATAAAGTACACAGGCAGGGGAATAAGTGAGGCGTGA
- the kaiC gene encoding circadian clock protein KaiC, with the protein MDFENIEKAPTGIKGLDMITEGGFPRGRNTLIYGGPGTGKTFIAMEFLLKGASVYGEPGVMVSFDEAMENLIENFRSSDRLLERLIDEGLLFIEDASRGMDPDAGSYSLEALKLRLEDAIRRTGARRVVLDKVDNLFDGTERQGMIGFELRELIRWLNGMGVTSVFTSGDYGGSPTHRLEEYISDCVIHLTHTFEGQVGTRHLRIVKYRGSGHGLNRYPFIITRRGASIFPITSISLDYSVSRELVSTGIPTLDEMLGGGVYRGSAVLVSGTTGAGKTSLLSKFAYESCRRGERCLFFSNEEPADQIVRNMESIGIKLGEFLGDKLLIHSDRPTSLGLEAHLTYMQDLIMDFNPDSVLVDPVTGLAGAGGSPETRNENAKHLFIRLTDFLKGRGITSIFSYLIASPFTATTTELKLSSLIDTWIVLESIRANGEYRRSLRILKSRGMNHSSSVAEVRFTDRGILIKGGSW; encoded by the coding sequence ATGGATTTTGAGAACATTGAGAAGGCCCCTACCGGAATAAAGGGCCTTGATATGATTACTGAGGGTGGTTTTCCAAGGGGTCGTAACACGCTGATATATGGGGGTCCCGGGACAGGGAAGACTTTCATTGCAATGGAGTTCCTGCTTAAGGGTGCATCGGTCTATGGAGAGCCCGGTGTCATGGTGAGCTTCGATGAAGCCATGGAAAACCTCATTGAGAACTTCAGATCATCGGACAGGCTTCTTGAAAGGCTTATTGATGAGGGCCTGCTCTTCATAGAGGATGCTTCCAGGGGTATGGACCCGGATGCGGGGTCCTACAGCCTTGAGGCCCTGAAGCTCCGGCTTGAGGATGCCATAAGGAGGACAGGTGCCAGGCGGGTGGTCCTGGATAAGGTAGATAATCTCTTTGATGGCACTGAAAGGCAGGGAATGATTGGCTTCGAACTCAGGGAACTCATAAGGTGGCTGAATGGCATGGGGGTTACCAGCGTATTCACCTCAGGGGATTATGGTGGTTCCCCAACCCATAGGCTTGAGGAGTACATATCCGACTGTGTTATCCACCTGACACACACCTTTGAGGGACAGGTGGGTACAAGGCACCTGAGGATAGTGAAGTACCGTGGATCAGGCCACGGCCTGAACAGGTACCCCTTCATTATAACCCGGCGCGGTGCATCCATATTCCCCATCACCTCCATCAGCCTTGATTACAGTGTGAGCAGGGAACTTGTATCAACAGGAATCCCTACCCTGGATGAGATGCTCGGTGGGGGCGTGTACAGGGGGTCAGCAGTGCTCGTATCAGGTACCACCGGGGCCGGTAAGACCAGCCTGCTCTCGAAGTTTGCCTATGAGTCATGCAGGAGGGGGGAGAGGTGCCTATTCTTTTCCAATGAGGAACCCGCTGACCAGATAGTCCGCAACATGGAATCCATAGGCATCAAACTTGGTGAGTTCCTGGGCGATAAGCTACTCATACACTCTGACCGCCCCACATCCCTTGGCCTTGAGGCCCACCTCACATACATGCAGGACCTTATCATGGACTTCAACCCGGACAGTGTTCTGGTCGACCCGGTCACCGGGCTGGCAGGGGCTGGTGGGAGCCCTGAAACCCGGAATGAGAATGCTAAGCACCTCTTCATAAGGTTAACGGATTTCCTCAAAGGCAGGGGGATCACCTCAATATTCAGCTATCTGATAGCCTCGCCCTTCACCGCGACAACGACTGAGCTTAAACTCTCCTCCCTGATAGACACCTGGATCGTCCTTGAGAGCATCCGGGCCAACGGAGAGTACCGGAGGTCCCTCAGGATACTCAAGAGCAGGGGTATGAACCATTCAAGCAGCGTCGCCGAGGTCAGATTCACAGACAGGGGTATACTCATCAAGGGGGGCTCCTGGTGA
- a CDS encoding circadian clock KaiB family protein: protein MLSDDKAALYVTGDSLSERALENLMDVIDDRVELEVVNVLEKPWLARERGIIAIPTLERLNPGPERRVIGDLSDADALRRFLGI, encoded by the coding sequence GTGTTATCTGATGATAAGGCTGCGCTCTATGTAACCGGGGATAGCCTCTCAGAGAGGGCCCTTGAAAACCTCATGGATGTCATTGATGATAGGGTGGAACTGGAGGTTGTGAACGTCCTGGAGAAACCCTGGCTTGCAAGGGAGAGGGGTATAATAGCGATCCCCACCCTTGAGAGGCTCAACCCGGGGCCTGAGAGGAGGGTTATAGGGGATCTTTCCGATGCAGATGCGCTGAGGAGGTTCCTTGGAATCTGA
- a CDS encoding rhodanese-like domain-containing protein, whose translation MESEVDAMEGNLRKFRDLLREISCHRSMESLIRDMRAGDHICLIYDGDDEWRGAVVPFIVEGLRRGVDPVRRSLIRLGYDNMAGYLAGGFPSWYMAGLEIMKMRAISVHELREMEGDFFLLDVRKITDRERFHIEGSEHIWVGDLPDNLDLIPEKDVVIYCDSGYKSTIAASILEGHGFNVTTVLGGIGAWLRAGYPVAGDV comes from the coding sequence TTGGAATCTGAGGTGGATGCCATGGAGGGGAATCTCAGGAAGTTCAGGGATCTGCTCAGGGAGATATCATGTCATAGGAGCATGGAGTCCCTCATCAGGGACATGAGGGCAGGGGACCATATATGCCTAATATATGATGGTGATGATGAGTGGAGGGGTGCCGTTGTCCCCTTCATTGTTGAAGGCCTCCGGAGGGGTGTGGACCCTGTGAGGAGGTCCCTGATACGGCTGGGATACGATAACATGGCAGGATACCTTGCAGGTGGATTCCCCTCCTGGTACATGGCTGGACTTGAAATCATGAAAATGAGGGCCATCAGTGTCCATGAGTTAAGGGAGATGGAGGGTGACTTCTTCCTCCTGGACGTCCGTAAGATAACAGACAGGGAGAGGTTCCACATTGAGGGCTCAGAGCACATCTGGGTTGGTGATCTGCCAGATAACCTTGATTTGATCCCAGAGAAGGATGTTGTCATCTACTGTGACTCCGGTTACAAGTCAACCATTGCTGCGAGCATACTTGAAGGCCATGGTTTCAATGTGACCACCGTCCTTGGCGGTATCGGGGCCTGGCTGAGGGCAGGATACCCTGTAGCCGGTGATGTTTAA
- a CDS encoding pyridoxamine 5'-phosphate oxidase family protein, with product MSIVKIPLMTKEEYDEFIAENFISRIAFNGDYPYIAPFLYVFDGEHLYFLSTRYGRKIELLKRNPYVAVEIEHYSDDLSEYRFVTLQGQIVEENDPSTKRRVKEMFADLIEKRGLSRNILRALGHSPEDPLNCLVEMDRSYVWKLVEVVDIVGIKGGE from the coding sequence ATGAGTATTGTTAAGATACCCCTGATGACAAAGGAAGAGTATGATGAGTTCATAGCAGAGAACTTCATAAGCAGGATAGCCTTCAACGGTGACTATCCATACATAGCCCCATTTCTCTATGTATTTGATGGGGAACACCTCTACTTCCTATCAACGAGGTACGGCAGGAAGATAGAGCTCCTCAAGAGGAACCCCTACGTCGCTGTTGAAATCGAACACTACAGTGATGACCTTTCAGAGTATCGCTTCGTTACACTGCAGGGCCAGATAGTTGAGGAGAATGACCCCTCAACAAAGAGGCGTGTGAAGGAGATGTTCGCTGACCTCATAGAGAAGCGGGGGCTCTCAAGGAACATCCTCAGGGCTCTGGGGCATTCACCAGAGGACCCACTCAACTGTCTTGTGGAGATGGACCGATCCTATGTCTGGAAACTCGTTGAAGTGGTTGATATAGTCGGGATAAAGGGTGGTGAATGA
- a CDS encoding UbiA family prenyltransferase: MNPYIEILRPVNAVMAVITVMLMALITGRFDFSVLLASVVVFTATGAGNVINDYFDHEIDAINRPERPIPSGRISRGVAGVYSIILFALASLMGFYLGLLPGLVVVSSSLLMVYYAWRLKKRCLVGNITISFLTGLSFVFGGIVLGEVRASILLGFYAFLMTMAREIVKDMEDVEGDRAEGATTLPITHGMRISGVLAASFMLIASLTSPSLYLLGIFSALYIPVLLLAVAVFLRAAIMILRGQDRATASRVSRMIKVGMALTFIAFAAGSGTITALTGLS, translated from the coding sequence ATGAATCCATATATAGAGATACTCAGACCCGTAAATGCCGTCATGGCGGTGATAACAGTTATGCTGATGGCCCTCATCACGGGCAGATTCGATTTCAGTGTTCTCCTGGCATCTGTGGTTGTTTTCACAGCCACGGGTGCAGGTAATGTTATCAATGACTACTTTGACCATGAAATAGATGCCATAAACAGGCCAGAACGTCCCATACCATCAGGGAGGATCAGCAGGGGCGTTGCAGGGGTTTACTCAATCATACTATTTGCTCTGGCGTCCCTGATGGGGTTCTACCTTGGCCTGCTCCCGGGACTCGTTGTGGTCTCAAGTTCACTTCTCATGGTCTACTATGCATGGCGCCTCAAGAAAAGGTGCCTGGTGGGTAACATTACGATATCCTTCCTAACGGGCCTCAGCTTCGTCTTCGGGGGCATAGTCCTGGGGGAGGTGAGGGCTTCAATCCTCCTGGGCTTCTATGCCTTCCTGATGACCATGGCGAGGGAGATTGTCAAGGACATGGAGGATGTTGAGGGGGACCGGGCTGAGGGTGCAACAACACTCCCCATAACCCACGGGATGAGGATTTCAGGGGTCCTGGCAGCCTCCTTCATGCTGATCGCCAGCCTCACAAGTCCCAGCCTCTACCTCCTAGGGATATTCTCAGCTCTCTATATTCCTGTACTCCTACTAGCAGTGGCTGTTTTTCTAAGGGCAGCCATAATGATCCTCAGGGGTCAGGATAGGGCCACAGCATCCCGGGTATCAAGGATGATAAAGGTAGGCATGGCCCTGACATTCATCGCCTTTGCAGCTGGCAGCGGGACCATCACAGCACTCACAGGCCTTTCCTGA